The following are encoded in a window of Kitasatospora sp. NBC_01250 genomic DNA:
- a CDS encoding MerR family transcriptional regulator codes for MRVGELSRRTGVPVPTIKYYLREGLLPAGELTCPNQAQYDEAHVRRLRLLRALLEVGGLSIATARRLLTALDAPGLSLPATLDLAQHAVAPRPRPGERRTEDSAAGRAAAEAAAAWVAERGWLVHPGGAACVALAQVFQALRELGQEDLLGILDEYAAAAERLAAAELALLGRRADPGGRLEGAVLGTVLGDTLLASMRRLAQEDASRRVFVEAPAETET; via the coding sequence GTGCGCGTCGGGGAACTGAGCCGTCGAACCGGGGTGCCGGTTCCCACGATCAAGTACTACCTGCGGGAGGGGCTGCTCCCGGCCGGCGAGCTGACCTGCCCCAACCAGGCGCAGTACGACGAGGCGCACGTGCGGCGGCTGCGGCTGCTGCGCGCACTGCTGGAGGTGGGCGGCCTCTCGATCGCCACCGCCCGCCGGCTGCTCACCGCGCTGGACGCCCCCGGGCTCTCGCTGCCCGCCACCCTGGACCTCGCCCAGCACGCCGTCGCCCCGCGGCCCCGCCCCGGGGAGCGCCGCACCGAGGACAGTGCGGCCGGACGGGCGGCGGCCGAGGCCGCGGCAGCCTGGGTGGCCGAGCGCGGCTGGCTGGTGCACCCCGGCGGCGCGGCCTGCGTGGCGCTCGCCCAGGTCTTCCAGGCGCTGCGCGAACTGGGGCAGGAGGACCTGCTCGGCATCCTGGACGAGTACGCGGCAGCGGCCGAGCGGCTGGCCGCCGCCGAACTGGCGCTGCTCGGGCGCCGTGCCGATCCGGGCGGGCGGCTGGAGGGAGCGGTGCTGGGCACCGTCCTCGGGGACACGCTGCTGGCCAGCATGCGCCGGCTCGCCCAGGAGGACGCCTCCCGGCGGGTGTTCGTGGAGGCGCCCGCCGAGACCGAGACCTGA